The proteins below are encoded in one region of Bos indicus x Bos taurus breed Angus x Brahman F1 hybrid chromosome 2, Bos_hybrid_MaternalHap_v2.0, whole genome shotgun sequence:
- the MED18 gene encoding mediator of RNA polymerase II transcription subunit 18 yields the protein MEAPPVTMMPVTGGTINMMEYLLQGSVLDHSLESLIHRLRGLCDNMEPETFVDHEMVFLLKGQQASPFVLRARRSLDRAGAPWHLRYLGQPEMGDKNRHALVRNCVDIATSENLTDFLMEMGFRMDHEFVARGHLFRKGIMKIVVYKIFRILVPGNTDNTEALSLSYLVELSVVAPAGQDMVSDDMRNFAEQLKPLVHLEKIDPKRLM from the exons ATGGAGGCACCTCCAGTCACCATGATGCCTGTCACCGGGGGCACCATTAACATGATGGAGTACCTGCTGCAGG gaagcGTTTTAGATCACAGCTTGGAAAGCCTCATCCACCGCCTTCGTGGTTTATGTGACAACATGGAACCCGagacttttgttgaccacgaGATGGTATTCCTCCTTAAGGGCCAGCAGGCCAGTCCATTTGTTTTAAGGGCCCGACGCTCTCTGGATAGGGCAGGGGCACCCTGGCATCTTCGCTACCTGGGACAGCCAGAGATGGGAGACAAGAACCGCCATGCCCTGGTGCGTAACTGCGTGGACATTGCAACATCTGAGAACCTCACTGACTTCCTCATGGAAATGGGCTTTCGCATGGACCACGAGTTTGTTGCCAGGGGACACTTGTTCCGGAAAGGCATCATGAAGATCGTGGTGTACAAGATCTTCCGCATCCTGGTGCCAGGGAACACGGACAACACTGAGGCCTTGTCACTGTCCTATCTCGTGGAACTAAGTGTTGTTGCACCAGCTGGGCAGGACATGGTCTCTGATGACATGAGGAACTTTGCGGAGCAGCTGAAACCTCTGGTTCACCTAGAGAAAATAGACCCAAAAAGGCTCATGTGA